The following coding sequences lie in one Enterococcus sp. 9E7_DIV0242 genomic window:
- the hslV gene encoding ATP-dependent protease subunit HslV: MVESQFHSTTICAVEKDGTFAMAGDGQVTMGESVVMKGSAKKVRRIYNDEVVVGFAGSVADAFTLEEKFEGKLNEYNGNLTRAAVELAQEWRTQQSMQKLEAMLIVMNSKEMLLVSGTGEVITPDDGILAIGSGGNFALSAARAMKQYGDKDMPAKEIAKNALNIAADICVFTNHNIIVEEL; encoded by the coding sequence ATGGTAGAATCACAATTTCACTCAACAACGATTTGTGCGGTTGAAAAAGATGGGACATTTGCTATGGCCGGTGATGGTCAGGTAACAATGGGAGAATCTGTTGTTATGAAAGGCAGTGCAAAGAAGGTGCGACGTATCTATAATGATGAAGTTGTCGTTGGCTTTGCGGGTAGTGTCGCAGATGCATTTACATTAGAAGAAAAATTCGAAGGAAAATTGAATGAATACAACGGCAATCTGACCCGTGCAGCAGTTGAGCTGGCACAGGAATGGCGGACACAGCAATCCATGCAAAAGCTGGAAGCGATGCTGATTGTTATGAATAGCAAAGAAATGCTTCTTGTTTCAGGAACAGGAGAGGTCATCACACCAGATGATGGCATTCTGGCAATTGGTTCCGGTGGGAATTTCGCCTTATCTGCTGCTCGTGCAATGAAACAGTATGGTGACAAAGACATGCCGGCGAAAGAGATTGCAAAAAATGCGTTAAATATCGCAGCAGACATTTGTGTGTTTACAAATCATAATATTATCGTAGAAGAATTATAA
- the xerC gene encoding tyrosine recombinase XerC: protein MTEKNWPDLFFNYLIVERGYSEKTKIAYENDLNQFMTFLQKSGSEDYLSIDHLDVRTYLSELYDKKYSRNSVGRNVASLRSFYQFLLKNEQIEENPFSYVHLKRKQQRLPRFFYEKEMTALFDSAQGEKPLELRNQALLEILYGTGIRLSECATLTIERVDFSMSTLFVTGKGNKDRYVPFGSFAADTLTNYLENGRKPVMEKYGKEHNYIFINHRGDPITPRGIEYVLNQLIKKSSLNMDIHPHMLRHTFATHLLNNGADMRTVQELLGHVNLSTTQIYAHVTRESLQKNYRTFHPRA from the coding sequence ATGACAGAAAAGAATTGGCCGGATTTGTTTTTCAATTATCTAATTGTTGAACGAGGCTACTCCGAAAAAACAAAGATTGCCTATGAAAATGATTTGAATCAATTCATGACATTTTTGCAAAAATCAGGCAGTGAAGACTACTTATCCATTGATCATCTGGATGTGCGAACCTATCTAAGTGAGCTCTATGATAAGAAGTACAGTCGAAACTCTGTAGGCCGGAATGTTGCCAGCCTACGTTCTTTTTATCAGTTTCTTTTGAAAAATGAGCAGATCGAAGAGAATCCATTTTCCTATGTCCATCTGAAAAGAAAGCAACAGCGTCTACCTCGGTTCTTCTATGAAAAAGAAATGACCGCTCTTTTTGACAGTGCACAAGGAGAGAAGCCTTTGGAATTGAGAAATCAAGCATTATTGGAAATCCTGTATGGTACGGGTATTCGATTAAGCGAATGTGCAACGTTAACGATTGAGCGAGTTGATTTTTCTATGAGCACATTGTTTGTGACTGGAAAAGGGAACAAAGATCGCTATGTTCCGTTTGGTTCCTTTGCCGCAGACACATTGACCAACTATCTGGAAAACGGTCGCAAGCCTGTGATGGAAAAATACGGAAAAGAACATAATTACATTTTTATCAATCACCGAGGAGATCCAATCACCCCGAGAGGGATCGAATATGTATTGAATCAGCTCATAAAGAAAAGCAGCTTGAACATGGATATCCATCCTCATATGCTGCGCCATACATTCGCAACACATTTACTAAATAATGGGGCAGATATGCGAACGGTTCAGGAACTATTAGGGCATGTAAATTTATCAACCACTCAAATTTATGCCCATGTCACAAGAGAAAGCTTACAAAAGAATTATCGAACATTTCATCCTCGCGCGTAG
- the trmFO gene encoding FADH(2)-oxidizing methylenetetrahydrofolate--tRNA-(uracil(54)-C(5))-methyltransferase TrmFO yields MVKTVTVIGAGLAGSEAAWQVAQAGVPVTLYEMRPVKKTPAHQTEEFAELVCSNSLRGNGLTNAVGVLKEEMRQLDSIIIGSADETAVPAGGALAVDRDNFSKMITEKIKNHPLITIKNEEITDIPEGITILATGPLTSESLSEKIKEFNGSEGFYFYDAAAPIIDKSTIDMDKVYLKSRYDKGEAAYLNCPMSEEEFNKFHDALVNAEVVPLKTFEKEKFFEGCMPIEVMAKRGIKTMLFGPMKPVGLEDPKTGKRPYAVIQLRQDNAAASLYNIVGFQTHLKWGEQKRVFQMIPGLENAEFVRYGVMHRNSFMNSPELLLPTYQSKQRQDLFFAGQMTGVEGYVESAASGLLAGINAARLAKEEEPIVLPRETAMGSMAYYITHAEGKHFQPMNANFGLFPEMPTRIRDKKERYEAIAQRALAAQKEVIAEIKGK; encoded by the coding sequence ATGGTAAAAACAGTAACAGTAATTGGTGCCGGTCTTGCCGGAAGTGAGGCAGCTTGGCAGGTTGCACAAGCCGGGGTTCCCGTAACGCTTTATGAAATGCGTCCGGTCAAAAAGACACCAGCGCACCAAACAGAGGAATTTGCTGAGTTGGTCTGCTCCAATTCACTTAGAGGAAATGGCCTGACTAATGCAGTAGGAGTGCTAAAGGAAGAAATGCGTCAGCTAGATTCTATCATTATTGGTTCTGCTGATGAGACAGCTGTTCCTGCTGGTGGCGCACTTGCCGTCGATCGCGACAATTTCTCGAAAATGATTACAGAGAAAATTAAAAATCATCCATTAATTACTATAAAAAATGAAGAAATTACAGATATACCAGAAGGAATCACGATTCTTGCGACAGGTCCGTTGACTTCTGAAAGCCTGTCTGAAAAAATCAAAGAATTCAACGGCTCCGAAGGATTCTATTTTTACGATGCGGCAGCACCGATTATTGATAAATCGACAATCGATATGGATAAAGTATATTTGAAATCTCGCTATGACAAGGGCGAAGCAGCGTATCTGAACTGTCCGATGTCCGAAGAAGAATTTAATAAGTTTCATGATGCATTAGTTAATGCGGAAGTTGTCCCATTGAAGACTTTTGAAAAAGAGAAATTCTTTGAAGGGTGTATGCCTATTGAAGTTATGGCAAAACGCGGCATTAAGACGATGTTGTTTGGACCAATGAAGCCTGTTGGTTTGGAAGACCCTAAGACTGGGAAACGTCCCTACGCTGTGATTCAGTTGAGACAGGATAATGCAGCGGCATCTCTATACAACATTGTCGGCTTCCAGACGCATTTGAAGTGGGGCGAACAGAAACGAGTATTCCAGATGATTCCGGGGCTTGAAAATGCAGAGTTCGTCCGTTATGGTGTTATGCATCGTAATAGCTTTATGAACTCACCGGAGTTATTGCTTCCTACTTATCAATCGAAGCAACGCCAAGATCTATTTTTCGCTGGGCAAATGACAGGTGTTGAAGGCTATGTGGAAAGTGCAGCAAGTGGTTTGTTAGCTGGAATCAATGCTGCTCGTTTAGCTAAAGAGGAAGAACCGATTGTTCTGCCGAGAGAAACGGCAATGGGGAGCATGGCATACTACATTACGCATGCAGAAGGAAAACATTTCCAACCAATGAATGCCAACTTTGGTCTGTTTCCTGAGATGCCAACACGAATCAGAGATAAAAAGGAACGTTATGAAGCAATTGCGCAACGTGCCTTAGCTGCTCAGAAAGAAGTTATCGCTGAAATAAAAGGCAAGTAA